In Nicotiana tabacum cultivar K326 chromosome 17, ASM71507v2, whole genome shotgun sequence, one DNA window encodes the following:
- the LOC107765377 gene encoding heat shock 70 kDa protein 16, protein MSVVGFDVGNENCVIAFAKQRGIDVILNDESKRETPAVVSFGEKQRFIGSAGAASATMNPKSTISQVKRLIGRKYREPAVQMDLKLLPFATSEGPDGGILIHLQYMNEKQSFTPVQIMAMLFAHLKQIAEKNLEMDVSDCVIGIPSYFTDLQRRAYLYAAEIAGLKPLRLMHDGTATALGYGIYKTDFSAGGPTNVVFVDVGHCDTQVVVASFEPGHMKILSHAFDSDLGGRDFDEVLFRHFAANFKEQYNIDVYSNARASIRLRAACEKLKKVLSANAEAPLNIECLMDEKDVKGFIKREDFEKLSSDLLEKISIPCRKALLDSGLTADRIHTLELVGSGSRIPAVGRILNSLFRKEPGRTINASECVARGCALQCAMLSPIFRVREYEVQDSFPFSIGFASDEGPVCTLSNGILFPKGHSFPSMKVLTLHRSSCFNLEAFYTNQNELPPGVSDKISKSTIGPFQVPHSEKAKIKVKIQLNLHGIVTVESAWLIKDQTSHSTSENNTDTHAEDMEGDDTRKSKAVKRQDIPVSESVNGGMTLAELSQAQEKECQLAEQDIKVERTKDKKNTLEAYVYETRNKLLNTYRSFATDSEREGISCNLQQTEEWLYEDGDDESEHVYAEKLDDLKKMVDPVENRYKEEEARAQATRNLLNSIVEYRMAAGSLAASEKDAVINECHKAEQWLREKSHQQEALPRNADPVLWSSEIKRKTEAFEAMCKHVMRHKSSPQKTEDGSGSDPRSKREDDMDVD, encoded by the exons ATGAGTGTAGTTGGGTTTGATGTTGGAAATGAAAACTGTGTTATAGCATTTGCAAAGCAACGTGGCATTGATGTAATATTAAACGATGAATCGAAACGAGAGACGCCGGCAGTGGTGTCATTTGGTGAGAAGCAAAGGTTCATTGGCTCGGCTGGAGCTGCATCGGCCACTATGAACCCGAAATCAACTATTTCGCAGGTTAAGAGGTTGATTGGTAGGAAATATAGGGAGCCTGCTGTTCAGATGGACCTGAAATTGCTTCCATTCGCGACCTCTGAGGGACCAGATGGTGGCATTTTGATTCATTTGCAGTACATGAATGAGAAGCAGAGTTTCACTCCTGTTCAGATTATGGCAATGCTATTTGCACATTTGAAGCAGATTGCTGAGAAGAATCTTGAAATGGATGTTTCGGATTGCGTTATTGGCATACCTTCGTACTTCACTGATTTACAGAGACGTGCTTATCTGTATGCAGCGGAAATCGCAGGGTTGAAGCCGTTGAGATTGATGCATGACGGCACTGCCACTGCACTGGGTTACGGAATATACAAGACTGATTTTTCAGCTGGGGGTCCAACAAATGTTGTGTTTGTTGATGTTGGCCATTGTGATACACAAGTTGTTGTAGCATCTTTTGAACCTGGTCATATGAAGATATTGTCTCATGCTTTTGATAGTGACTTGGGAGGGAGAGACTTTGATGAGGTTTTATTTAGACATTTTGCTGCAAATTTCAAGGAACAGTACAATATTGATGTTTATTCAAATGCTCGAGCTTCTATAAGATTGAGGGCTGCATGTGAGAAACTGAAGAAAGTTTTAAGTGCAAATGCAGAGGCTCCGCTTAATATTGAGTGCTTGATGGATGAGAAAGATGTAAAAGGTTTCATCAAAAGAGAGGACTTTGAGAAGCTTTCATCAGATTTATTGGAGAAGATAAGCATTCCTTGTCGTAAAGCTTTGCTTGATTCTGGTTTGACTGCTGACAGGATTCATACTCTTGAGCTTGTAGGATCAGGCTCTAGAATTCCAGCTGTAGGAAGAATTTTAAATTCGCTATTCAGAAAAGAACCTGGGCGGACAATAAATGCTAGTGAGTGTGTTGCACGTGGATGTGCTCTTCAATGTGCAATGCTCAGCCCTATATTTCGTGTTAGAGAATACGAG GTTCAGGATTCATTTCCTTTCTCCATTGGATTTGCATCTGATGAGGGCCCAGTTTGCACCCTATCAAATGGCATATTGTTTCCAAAGGGCCATAGTTTTCCAAGCATGAAAGTGCTCACATTGCATAGGAGCAGCTGTTTCAACTTGGAGGCTTTCTACACTAACCAGAATGAGTTGCCACCAGGTGTATCCGATAAAATAAGCAAATCTACG ATTGGCCCATTCCAGGTTCCTCATTCTGAAAAAGCAAAgattaaagtcaaaattcaattGAACCTCCATGGAATTGTTACGGTAGAATCGGCCTGG CTGATCAAAGATCAAACAAGTCATTCTACTTCGGAAAATAATACTGATACTCATGCAGAAGATATGGAG GGAGATGATACAAGAAAAAGTAAGGCCGTTAAGAGGCAGGATATACCTGTCAGTGAAAGTGTCAATGGTGGAATGACCTTGGCGGAGCTATCCCAAGCTCAGGAAAAGGAATGCCAGTTAGCTGAGCAAGACATAAAGGTGGAGCGAACTAAAGATAAGAAAAACACCCTGGAGGCATACGTCTATGAAACTCGTAATAAG CTTTTGAATACATACCGGAGCTTTGCTACGGATTCGGAGAGGGAGGGTATCTCATGTAATCTACAGCAGACTGAAGAATGGCTCtatgaagatggagatgatgaGTCTGAACATGTCTATGCGGAGAAGCTAGATGATCTTAAAAAG ATGGTGGATCCCGTGGAGAATCGATACAAGGAAGAAGAGGCGCGGGCACAAGCAACACGAAATCTATTAAATAGCATTGTGGAATACCGGATGGCTGCAGGATCACTTGCAGCCAGTGAGAAAGACGCC GTCATTAACGAATGCCATAAAGCAGAGCAATGGCTCCGAGAGAAATCCCATCAGCAGGAGGCACTGCCAAGAAATGCTGATCCAGTACTGTGGTCTAGTGAAATCAAAAGAAAGACAGAGGCTTTTGAAGC GATGTGCAAGCATGTAATGAGGCACAAGTCATCTCCCCAAAAAACTGAAGATGGTTCAGGCTCGGATCCCAGAAGTAAAAGGGAGGATGACATGGATGTTGATTAA
- the LOC107765375 gene encoding protein DETOXIFICATION 40: MDEYFQEKGSKEPLLEPKEPVVAVEHVSSELENILSDTSLSNFEQLGRASVVELKNLFRLAAPSIIVYLLNNITSMSTQIFCGHLGNLELAAASLGNEGIQLLAYGVMLGMGSAVETLCGQAYGAHKYESLGIYLQRSTILLMLSGIPIMVAYLFSKPILILLGESEKVASAAALFVYGLIPQIFAYAANFPIQKYLQAQSIVNPSAYIAAATLVLHLFLTWIVLYVFEWGLFGGALVLSISWWIVVIAQFMYILWSDKCKKTWSGFSLQAFSGLWDFFKLSAASSVMLCLETWYFQILVLVAGLLPNPEVALDSLAVCNTILGWVFMISVGFNAAASVRVSNELGAGHPKSAAFSVVVVTLSSFVIAVVIAIVVMLLRDVMSYAFTGGETIAKASSELAPLLAASVVLNGIQPVLSGVAVGCGWQGFVAYVNVGCYYVVGIPLGVLLGFKFKLGAKGLWLGMFGGTAIQTLILLWATFRTNWDDEVEKAKNRLVKWQDSSKTPLLNES, from the exons ATGGAtgaatattttcaagaaaaagggTCAAAGGAACCTTTATTAGAACCCAAAGAACCAGTGGTGGCTGTAGAGCATGTAAGCTCTGAGCTTGAAAACATATTGTCTGACACAAGCTTGTCCAATTTCGAGCAGCTTGGCCGGGCCTCTGTCGTTGAATTGAAAAATCTATTCCGACTAGCAGCTCCATCAATCATTGTTTATTTGCTCAACAATATCACTTCTATGTCTACCCAAATATTCTGTGGCCATCTCGGTAATCTTGAACTCGCAGCTGCTTCCCTTGGCAATGAAGGTATTCAACTCTTGGCTTATGGCGTCATG TTAGGGATGGGGAGTGCAGTGGAGACACTATGTGGGCAGGCATATGGAGCTCACAAGTATGAAAGTCTTGGAATATATCTTCAAAGATCAACTATTCTCTTGATGTTATCCGGAATACCGATAATGGTGGCTTACTTATTCTCAAAGCCAATTTTAATCTTATTAGGAGAATCAGAGAAAGTTGCATCAGCAGCTGCATTATTCGTTTATGGTTTAATTCCCCAAATATTTGCTTATGCTGCCAATTTTCCTATCCAAAAGTACTTGCAAGCCCAAAGTATTGTAAATCCTAGCGCGTATATAGCTGCAGCGACATTAGTCCTCCATCTTTTCTTAACATGGATTGTGCTTTATGTATTTGAGTGGGGATTGTTTGGAGGAGCCTTGGTTCTAAGTATTTCATGGTGGATAGTAGTCATTGCACAATTTATGTACATATTGTGGAGTGATAAATGCAAGAAAACGTGGAGCGGATTTAGTCTGCAAGCATTTTCTGGGCTGTGGGATTTCTTTAAGTTGTCAGCTGCTTCATCTGTGATGTTGTGTTTGGAGACGTGGTACTTTCAGATTTTGGTTTTAGTTGCTGGTTTGCTACCAAATCCTGAAGTGGCATTGGACTCTCTAGCTGTTTG CAACACAATTCTTGGATGGGTGTTCATGATATCTGTTGGTTTTAATGCGGCAGCAAG TGTAAGGGTGAGCAATGAATTGGGCGCTGGACATCCAAAATCAGCTGCATTTTCAGTTGTGGTGGTGACATTAAGCTCGTTCGTGATTGCTGTAGTCATCGCCATAGTAGTAATGTTGCTTCGCGATGTGATGAGTTATGCATTCACGGGCGGGGAAACTATTGCTAAAGCATCCTCAGAACTTGCACCACTCTTGGCTGCCTCTGTAGTTCTCAATGGTATTCAACCTGTTTTATCTG GGGTGGCTGTTGGGTGTGGATGGCAAGGTTTTGTGGCTTACGTTAATGTCGGATGTTACTACGTTGTTGGCATTCCATTGGGTGTTCTTCTTGGTTTCAAATTCAAACTCGGAGCTAAG GGATTATGGCTGGGCATGTTTGGAGGAACAGCCATACAAACTCTTATCTTACTATGGGCCACTTTTCGAACCAATTGGGACGATGAG GTGGAGAAAGCGAAAAATCGATTAGTTAAGTGGCAAGACAGCAGTAAAACGCCATTGTTGAATGAATCATGA